aaatttaaatttagtttAATAAGATATTTAACCAAATTTTATATTCAATCACCttacaaaataaaatataaaaataaattacgcATTTTTCTCTCATATTACAtgtaaatatttaaatattaaactattttaattttttatatttaactCAAATTTTTAAGATTAATAATCAAATTACATACAATCACTTGGATATCGCTTGGGGCAATAACTAATTTTTCCCTTATATGTGCATATCATGTGAAGAGAAAACGTACAAGAGATCGCCAATAGGCTCAAATTCATTTGGGTGTACGATACACTTAGATTTATGTTGTTTTTGAAATTCGATGGAATACACTTAAGAATTTTGGTTGTTGCCATCCTGAAAAAGCCCATTCTGTCTGATTTTGGGCCTAAAGCCCACTACCTGACCATGTAAAAGCTTTTGAAACACATAACTTGACCACGGGAAGATTGGGTCTTTGTTCCAATCATCAGGCCCACTTACTAGGGCTCAAGTCATATCATCTTATGGTAATGATATGCAAAAATGAACAGCTTTATAATgatgaaaattattaggtgtaTAGTGCACGTAAgggtatttttttatttatcggTAGTCTGCCACATTTTCTCCTCATACGTAAGAAAAATATGTGAAAGGGCGCACAATGCACCCGAATACATCTAATATGCTATAAAATAAAGGGACTATTATTTCAAGAGGATCAATGCATGTGAAGTTCAAATCATGGTTAAGTGACTATTATTTTGACACACTTGTAGAAGGATTAAGTTACGCAGTACGGAGTAACATGCCTCTAGAGATGATTCGAGTTTAGTTTTTGTTCAGAGAGGATTCGAGTTTAGTTTTTGTTTAGAGAGGATCCGAGTTTAGTTTTTAAAATTTCTTTGTTGTACATATGTAACCATGTTGGATAAGAAGTGAAAAAATAATCACTTTATCAACTTGAGGAATCACTCCGATCCTATTACAATATGAAACCTTGTTTGGCGCTTATAAGACGAATTATCTTCCTCCTTTTTAGGTAGCCCAGACCAATTAACCACATAGCAATATGAAGTCCTTATCCACGCTGCAATAAGTACTAACAACCCGTTAAAACAAAGAAATTGACATTTATAAATCAACAAATCATGTTGTAATTTGAAGAATTTGAATACCTTACAAGCATATACGTTATCATACCCACAAAGCAGCTGTCCATTTAGCATGTCTAGAGCTTCAAATGCACCTCCTCCCTCGCTTCTCTGCACGTACACAAAGATTGAGCTCATATATATATGTAGCATCATCGATCTAATCTAGCTAGCACACCACTAGGTTAGTTTCCGTGCAACACATGATGTGTATTTTCAGTAGCAATCATGGATCAAGTGTTACAGGGGAAAGTGTCAAGGGTGGTCATACCTTGTAATAATCAACAGCAACGAAATTAGCCCATCTATTTCCAGCAGCAGTATGGCATGTACGAAGCATCTTCATCAAATTTGCCGAATTGTCTACACAAGAAAGGTCCTTCAAGGGTACTGACCTAAAATAGTTTACTAGAACAAGGGATTTTGTAACACTCAGAGCTGATGATTCTGCCCTGTTTGTGCAATTTCCTGCTTTCATTCCCCCATCTCCATCTGCCAACAAATTCATTTACAAGCTACGCGTTAAAATTGATTTAATCAAGTACTAATGATATTCAGTTTTAATCGGCTAAAACTTAAAAAGGAAGGGAGGAAGTTTACATTGATTTTCGACCATGTAATTCCATTGATACGCAATGCCTTCACTTTGTTCCTTAGATCTCATAGAAGTAAAGACAATTAGCCTTTGGTTTTTGGCTACCATATCACTAACTAAAGGCCAATCTTGGCCTTGTTTAGGCATCCTTGAAATTGGGAACCAGTATTTCATTAACCCTGCCTTAGTAAATACCTCGGTTAACCCTTTGGCTGCCTTCACATAGTCCTCCAATATCAAGGTAACAATCTCTGTTGGGTTTGAAGACAAGAATGCTTCGATCTCCCTCAATGTATCAATTGCTGGTTCCtgataaatatatatttacattttataatcttaattttaaaacatGAACTATGTAGTACATGCATGCACCAACTTATGTGACTTCCCTGACTAGTAGAGATGGCCAATGATGCGGGTCGGGTGGGTTAGGTTGGTTTTGGGTCGTGGGTGGTTGACATAGGCCGGTCTTACACAATGTAGGTCAGGGAGGGTCGGGTCACGGGCTGTATCGGGAAAATGGAAACAATACATGTTgggttgtgttaggttatgcAAGTAGAATGTGTTAGGTGGGTTTAGATGGGTTTGGGCAAATGTGGATTGTGTGGGTCGGGTAGGTTTGAAAGTGTGTTTTTGGGGCTAATGTGGGTTATGGCGTTGTGCAGGCCAAGTGAATCTAGTGGGCTTGAACGGGTCACATGAGTTTGGACAAATCCTTAAGCGtaaaaaattacaaaagtaGTATgccttaaattaattaatttttgtattaaagaATTGACATATATAATCAGaagttaatgtatatttaaaaattaagttaaaatatattagcattttaaatgtACAAAATAGTTCAAATTAGAATAGTGTGCTGGGTGTGTCACATAACTAGGTAGTATGAGTTCGTGTACCGAGCGGGTCGAAATGAGCCATGTGGGAAAAAGCTTGACCCATGACACATCAAAAAATATTCGGGTTTGCACTGGATCATAAGTAAATCCGACCCACGTGACCCACTACAAGATGTGTCGGTCCATGGCCCGGCCATCAGTACTGGCTAGTACGGATTGGAAAGGGTCAGTCATGTGATATCGTTAAACGATAATTATGATGAGTCAAGA
This sequence is a window from Spinacia oleracea cultivar Varoflay chromosome 1, BTI_SOV_V1, whole genome shotgun sequence. Protein-coding genes within it:
- the LOC110799940 gene encoding PI-PLC X domain-containing protein At5g67130 isoform X1 — protein: MGLNILLPYIFIFSLLSSFLSSFGCSNGSECKEVNLCGKCEQGFHCFDCLAGFTGSRCIRSTTTDQFKLLNNSLPFNKYAFLTTHNAFAINGEHSRTKVPRITFSNQEDSITQQLQNGVRALMLDTYDFEGDVWLCHSFGGKCFDYTAFEPAIDTLREIEAFLSSNPTEIVTLILEDYVKAAKGLTEVFTKAGLMKYWFPISRMPKQGQDWPLVSDMVAKNQRLIVFTSMRSKEQSEGIAYQWNYMVENQYGDGGMKAGNCTNRAESSALSVTKSLVLVNYFRSVPLKDLSCVDNSANLMKMLRTCHTAAGNRWANFVAVDYYKRSEGGGAFEALDMLNGQLLCGYDNVYASWIRTSYCYVVNWSGLPKKEEDNSSYKRQTRFHIVIGSE
- the LOC110799940 gene encoding PI-PLC X domain-containing protein At5g67130 isoform X2 — translated: MGLNILLPYIFIFSLLSSFLSSFGCSNGSECKEVNLCGKCEQGFHCFDCLAGFTGSRCIRSTTTDQFKLLNNSLPFNKYAFLTTHNAFAINGEHSRTKVPRITFSNQEDSITQQLQNGVRALMLDTYDFEGDVWLCHSFGGKCFDYTAFEPAIDTLREIEAFLSSNPTEIVTLILEDYVKAAKGLTEVFTKAGLMKYWFPISRMPKQGQDWPLVSDMVAKNQRLIVFTSMRSKEQSEGIAYQWNYMVENQYGDGGMKAGNCTNRAESSALSVTKSLVLVNYFRSVPLKDLSCVDNSANLMKMLRTCHTAAGNRWANFVAVDYYKRSEGGGAFEALDMLNGQLLCGYDNVYACKRG